Within Sorangiineae bacterium MSr11367, the genomic segment TGGTATGTGAACCTTGGGATCGGGATTCCCACGATCATTGCCGACGTGTTGCCCCGCGATCGTGAGATCGTCGTCCACTCCGAAAATGGCATTTTGGGTATGGGGCCCGCCCCCGCACCCGAGCATTGCAACGATTGGCTCGTGAATGCCGGCAAGCAGCACGTCACCTTGCAGACGGGCGGGGCGTACATGCATCACGCGGATAGCTTCGCCATCATCCGCGGCGGCCATTTGGATCTCTGTGTTCTTGGCGCGTACGAGGTGGCCGAGAATGGCGACATCGCCAACTGGGCAACGTCGGAGGCCGACATGGCCCCTGCCGTCGGCGGTGCCATGGACCTCGCCGTCGGCGCCAAGCGGATCTGGGTCATGATGGAGCACACCACGAAGGAGGGCATCGCCCGCCTCGTGCACCGATGCTCGTACCCGCTCACCGCGCTGGGCGTGGTGCAGCGCATTTACACGAACTTGGCGGTCATCGACGTCACGCCGCAGGGCTTCCAGATCGTCGAGATGGTGAAGGGCCTCACGAAAGAGGACCTAGACGTTCGTACAGGTGCGCCGCTCCGGTAGAACCGGCGAGTGTGACGCGGGGCAGCAAGGCGGCCTATAGTCGCCCGAC encodes:
- a CDS encoding 3-oxoacid CoA-transferase subunit B; translated protein: MRFEPLTRRQMAERVVRDIPEGWYVNLGIGIPTIIADVLPRDREIVVHSENGILGMGPAPAPEHCNDWLVNAGKQHVTLQTGGAYMHHADSFAIIRGGHLDLCVLGAYEVAENGDIANWATSEADMAPAVGGAMDLAVGAKRIWVMMEHTTKEGIARLVHRCSYPLTALGVVQRIYTNLAVIDVTPQGFQIVEMVKGLTKEDLDVRTGAPLR